aaaaaaacagatctaggaccaaagggtggcaaagccagcttcaaaggctacaccagcaacgcagagggactctcttctttctcttagcagtgctgctgccctgcacaaacagaaaagcacaaagcagtcaaaacagccccccccccctattttaactaatacttaccaatgttagttgatgcccccgaatcactatccacgtcaggtgctgctggagactcgaggggccccgtccctggcaactgtgtctctgtggacaagagcagaaaatagtgaaaaatgagcaagcatacaccatgaaccacaaagcaagctcccaaagtagtgagccaaagtactgcagaaggcctatgggcgaggcatgcagcaaatattttggggctgttggttaaacatgaccgtttcaaatactaaccacatcaagcactccacagccaaccatcttttaaaatcttttaaaaattaaaattaaattataaaattaaaaccgtttcaaatagtaaacacagcaagcactccacagcctaccatcttttaaaatcttttaaaaattaaaattaaattataaaattaaaaccgtttcaaatagtaaacacagcaagcactccacagcctaccatcttttaaaatcttttaaaaattaaaattaaattataaaattaaaaccgtttcaaatagtaaacacagcaagcactccacagcctaccatcttatgcgttgcaacgaactgacgagaaaacgatggccaaacgtcagaacacacatttgctcaaaaggaaatataaaataaaaataaaatcacttaccggaggcaaggggcgtttgctcaggagcctcctctggctccccaggaacgatggcgatgaggtccagcgttaccgattccgcggctcgttgctggacggggggtggagggcgaaagctggacgaggtgccctcgccgggatcctcctcagcgggtggttcctcgaccggggcagccggcttccgaaccaccttaaggctccggccgacgcgcttcggcctgccggatccttccccgtctccgtacagctggcgctgctcctcgaagtaggggcaggtaaccttctcgttgccggaacccttattatggttcacggcacgcatatactctgccctcattgtcttggtcttcgaccggcattcaaggccggtcctgttgtggcccagggcgcgcatcttaatggccacttgttcgaatacctccctattcctgtgggaggactggaacgcgtcctggattttctcctccgagaaaatcccgatcaggtccctgatctccgcgtccctccaagttgggccacggccggttgcagggacggacgaggcttgagaagacgattccatgttgctttcgctggtagctgagcaaaatggtggtggaaggtgcagggtgcaacggatcatataccttcccgcacacaaagacaaagggactagccggctcctgattggtagagggcagtaggggacacgcgcattggccacattaggtcacatgtcacgttcaaaactcctcgcgcgggaacaggatctgctcctaatggccagattggcgcccttgttgtttgacttaacgcatgcgctgattcgtttacacgagagaagagcagtttgaacatgcagcgggagccattttaggaaaatgtccgccattacacaaacgcatgccggtgttcaaccgagagcaagtgcggcagtactcggcagttccccaataatattcaccagccacagcataaatcaaccaaacatgacatgttactggcgtacgttcgttggcacgctcagaggaatgttttttaaaatgaacgggggacggcgactccgcttgccggaggtatagctgccaatggaaggggttgtccgcacccaagcacaagcacgcaccgggaaccacacaaagacccactacacataagccgcccctcatgatatcaccacgaatcatgtctattgaacccctctaagctaagcaggagactgcgagcggcgaccgttcgttggcacgctcagaggaaaatttttttaaatgaacgggggacggcaactccgcttgccggaggtctagccgccaatggaaggggttgtccgcacccaagcacaagcacgcaccgggaaccacacaaagacccactacacataagccgcccctcatgatatcaccacgaatcatgtctattgaacccctctaagctaagcaggagactgcgagcggcgaatgttcgttggcacgctcagaggagaattttttaaaatgctccctgtacgttgactccgctaggactggccgatggtagacggggttttaagctttggccaaatttagggaacgtgacggtgtgtgccactgtgcttgtgaaaaactcttgtggtgtccgggcagaatttcctaaagtgatcgtgcttgaaagccagtcgctgtcccgttgcctcgtagatccccgctcgctcggagaaaaaaaaaatggcgaacagttcgccggaagtttcgaggacaggctcgggaggagggactttgaagaacccgcaacaatggtaacgcacaggtctttagcgctactgttgcagattggttgcaggagtgtatcgctatccggagggtgaatccagttttctggattcccctaaaagcgctacaacgaagcgcttttggcgggtcggtttcaggattgttgcagatcgttaacgacgtcgtgcgttatggcaaattagtagcgttttcaatcagcaaccattgtgctatttttaagccgtgggaaatgcccctgagaATGAAAAaaactctaagatatcgcacaataaaggtagggtcactccggatcaatccttcttgctgcagaaggaaaatttaaatcgcccaacgAAAATCGCATTCTTTGtaaatggcagggactgaatcaacctgggattggaataaaagctctgtacaGTTTGCAACCAGGATGGTGCCAAACCTTGAAACCGGAAATTTTAAACCTCATTCCTTCCACGACCACAGAAGAACTCCCATCAGGTTGCAGTAGGGTCCTAATGCTGTTGATTGATGTTGTTTAATGAAGGCTGTATTTAATCATGTTGAGATTAGGTTATTAGTTTTAAGCTTGTTTTAGATTGTGattgtgttttaaaatgttgtaagccaccatgagccagcatggctaGAAGTGGTGGTTtagaaatggaaagaaataacaattaaaaacaaagcaaattgaAAGTACACTGTCCaacctgtgcataatgggccctggccTTTATTGGCCCTTGTTCCAGCCTTGCTTTTGTGACTGTTCTCCTTTCACAGTGGGGAACTGAACTGggactcccccttcccacccaaattGCTGCTGCTATTTCATAAAGAGGTGTGGTGCGCTTCACTGGCTCTGCGGGCCAGCCAATGGCCAGTCTCTTTGTGGTTTATTGACTCTGCACGCTGTGAGTCATTGCCCTGTGGGTAGACATGCTGAACTTAAAGGTCGGCCCAACCAGTCTGGCGTCATTGTCTGCGGATAGCTTTGTTTTATGTCTTATTTCGAGTTGCTTGTTCTTTTAGTGTGTGGTTGAATTCGACTCCACCTTCCTAAGGGCATTCTCGATTGGGTCCTTATTTTGTCATTAGTAAATCACATGTGTCCATATTTCTCTGGCTGAGGAACAGAAGATCAATGATAGGTTATGTCGTTTTAAAACTACAAAGCCCATGACACACCGTGATTTATTAGTTTGTGGTGTGTGGTTGAACTCAAAACAAAATAGTGTATACGAAGCAGCATTGGAGACCTACAGCAAAGAAGTCCTGTTTCAATTTGTTACCTACAACAAATGTCTGTTTTAATCCATTATAAACTACAGATTTCTTGTTTTGGAGTTCTCGGTCACACTGGTCATAGGCTTTGAGGGTTTGACTTTATAAAAGCTCCAACTTGGTGGACAATTTTGTGGAGTGTGGAGTTTTGAAATGTTCTAATATTCTGGGGGAAATCTGAAAGCGGCTACATTGTCTCCGGTAGTCTGCAGCTCAAGACCACCCCCCAAAATTCCTCCAGTGGATTTTGCAAGTGCTAACGTACCTTCTTCTCACACTTCCTCTCTCATGGGAGGGGACATAAATTAAAATAAGCTTCTTTTGTTTTTGTCTAGCTGTGGCGAGATTGTGTCCCAGAACTGCATCATATGTTTGCGAGCATTTGATTCTAATCTAGTGTCTTCTTGTTATTAAAATCTACATTTGCCAGATTAAGTGAGTGGGCCTGGCTGTCttcccgctgccccccccccactgtctagGGAACAGGGGGTGCCCAGCCAGGTGAGGAGCGCCACTACGGCAGGCCCTCTCATTCCTGCCTGCCAGTGTCTGGAGGCGGGCAGGGCACAGAAACAGGGGACGCCCAGCTGGGTGAAGAGCATTGCCATGACAGACCCTCAGGttgctctcctccctctccctctccctctcccctggcACAGAATTGGGGATGCTCAGCCAGGTGAGGAGTACCACCAAGGTGACTTACCATGCCGGCCCTTCTCACTGCCTGGAATCAGGggtaaggaggaggagggtgaggaggagggCGGGGAAGCCTCTCAATTCACCCTCAAGTATTGAGAATTGGAATTTGTAACCAGTGTTTAGTAGTGTGAATGTTTTCTTTGAGATTTGCTAACTTTGCTGTTGAAGAAAAAAGAACGGTTGAAACGACATTGTCCCAGAATCTTGTCCAGCATCGCTTGGTGGATTCCTTTGGATTATTTTCGTTGAACACCAAGATTTGAAGAGGAAATAAAAAAAGACttctttgcttatttattttttattgtacaCATAGATATTGGCCATACCTGGATTGAtggttctccccaccaccaccaccattggcagcatgtcccccactgagggccagttaGGGTGAATTTTAGTTGGTGCATCATCTGCACACAACCCCAGTATTATTAGGGCTAAAGATAGTAAAGGAAAGTGGAAAATCCTGTCAAGTGAAAGGCATCTGGAAACTCCATGCAGACTGCCAGGATTTTGTGAATGACTGCAGATCCAGCATCGCTGATTGAAAAGCTGATGGATGTCACTGCCAAGAACGTTTTTCATTGGTTCGTTGTAGTTCATTGGTTTTCATTGTAGTTGGTTCGTGAATTGTCTCCTGACTTGCATGCAGCTGAGTCATACTGCAGTAGTGTCAAGATCCTGTTGTCATATATTTTTGCCATGGCAATTCAGTGACCTGCACTGCATCTATCTGTATTTGTGTTGCATGTATCTGGGTGTGAATGTGCCAGCCCACTTACTGGGGCAGTCTGTTGGGCAATGGCAGATTGCCGAAACTGCCTGGTCCAATGAATACATCCTTCCACGTGGACCACCATGACCAATGGCTAGGATGACAACCTGAAGCCCAAACACCCTCTAAATCAGTCCTAAGTGTTGCAGACCAACAGCAGAGATGACCTGGGCTGAAGCACGAAAGGGACAATGACAGTGCTATGTTAGGAGGCGACGGCAACCCCATGTTAGGGGGTTACCCTGTCAGCCCGGAGGCTGGGGATGTTGGGTTGAAGAATGGATCAAGGTGCCTTTGAGACATCAGTGTGGAACGTGACCACCGATCAGTGGCAGGAGATGCCAATCTTGGATCGAGAGTCCCAGGGCTTTGCAGAGAAGGATTCCCTGGCAGGCAGACAATCCACACAGCTGTCATGTGCCTGTATGGAACTCAGTAATGCCTAacttctctagaccaggggtagtcaacctgtggtcctccagatgtccatagactacaattcccatgagcccctgccagcatttgctggcaggggctcgtgggaattgtagtccatggacatctggagaaccacagttgactactcctgctgtagacaACCTTCAGGATCACATGTGAGACCCGATGACCCTGTTCTGCTGGCCCAATTTGCTGCTGCACCGCCAAGGCAACATGCCCAGCCACAGCAGTCTCCATCACCACTGGTCCAGCAATAACTTGTACCTGGCCCGGTGTTCAGATGCAACCTCTCACCTCAGTGAGACCTTTTTCAGGGGGTTCTACCATCTTCCAGAATCTGAGAGTCATATTTGATGGAGCACCCAGAGACTTATTTTATTGTGCAGATCTCCATCTTCATCTCCACCAGACCCCAAAAAGCAGGTCTTGAcacccagttccgcagggcctgcaaaagggagctcctccaccagacatttggttgaggtcaacctgtatCGTCACTttccaagggccctcctcctatGGCACACACCATaactctgcccaacccactgggatATCaatatgagttaatttaatgtttcccacactTTTCTgcttgttgcttgttgtttcacttcattcattattgttaatctatctgtattgtttctgttctgttttatgtgaacctccctgagccttcgggaagggcggtatataaatagaatgaatgaatgaatgaatgaatgaatgaatgaatgaatgaatgattgaatgaatgaatgaatgaatgaatgaatgaatgaataagctccttccatcttttcttctgaggagaattgtttgtgattgagcctcttggactcccatctccttaagtctttctgaccatgggactctacccaacatacctttaagtctgttaaaatttgctttcctaaaATCCAGTCCGACTATATaagggttttctctttcccacaactgtAAATTCCAAAaccacatggtcactactaccaaccatgcccactacttccacctcatctacaagttcttccctattgatgagaataaaATCTAAAATAGCAGATCCAGGTATCAACTGGGTGGATTTGCTCCCATTTGTACAATTTGCATACAGCAGTGCAATTCATCAGAGTACTTGTATGTCACCTTTTGAAgtggtggatgaggtggaagtGAAGCCCCTGTCTCTTCTGGATCAGAGTCCGGTGAGCCCCGCAGATCTGAAAGACTGGGCAAGCTGAATTAAAGCCTCATGGCCTAAACTGTTGGCAACTCTAAATAAGGGTACAGAAGCCTACAAACGGTGGACTGACAACAAGAAGACTCCCGAATTGGCTTTGGCAGTGGGGGAtcaggtgtatgtctccaccaaACATTTGAAATGCCACCAGCCTTGCAAGAAATTGGGATATAAATATGTGAGATCTTTTACTATTATTTGAATAGTGAATGAGGTAGCAATAGAGCATAAACTTCCTAAGACCCTGTGCACCCTGTGTTCCATCCCAGCCTGCTCAAACATGCACCTCTCCCAAATAAATGGCAAGTGTCAGAAGGACTTGGGCTCATCATGATTAATGATAACATGCATTATGAAGTTGCCCAGATCCTTGATTCCAGGCTCCATAGAGGTCGCCTGCAACATTTTGTGAAGTGGAAGAATTTTTTGGATGCTGACACAGCATTATTGCAAAAGAACTTAAATCAAGAAAAATATGGTTGGATGGAGAGTGCAAGTCTGCAAGAAGGCTTCTGAATAGCGCCTATCTCCCCTATAATAACTCAATTGGGGAAGAGATGCAAGGAAAACACCCCTCACTCCTGATGGCTAAAAAGATTATGGATTTACGGTCATCAATAAGAAGGAAAATCTCCATGCCCTGTGGAGTAATCTCATACAagcgtcaaaaaaaaaaaaaaaaagaactcaacCTTATTCTGGAAGCTATCTCTGATAAGATACAAAGAAAGCATTCCCCCTTTGGATGCCCTTATAccttcacatagaccgtttatgcactgggaacttcactgccccagctcctgtgcaggaacacaaatcggaggcagatgaggcacaccaggccaaatgctccttcatgtgggtgcaggaagaagtggggcaacctgccatgactaaaactccaacctgcagcctggcatgaaacctccagtgcataaacggtcatagatgGGTTTGTTTTTTCCAACAGAAGTATGAAGATTTCACCTATCTGGCTCTATTGGCAATCCGTGAGAATCGCATCAATGCAGTCCTGGATGGCCTTGCTATTAtcagtatatttatatttatatttatatttatatttatatttatatttatatttatatttatatttatatttatatttatatttatatttatatttatatttatatttatatttatatttatatttatatttatatttatatttatatttatatttatatttatatttatatttatatttatatttattacctgcctcCCCACAGTACACAGTGAATTTTGCATCTCTAGCACATCGGGAAACAGCCCTCCGAATAATGAACCCAACAAATCGAACCAGTGCAAAAAAAGACAGGGTATGTGTAAGttcagggttcatgacactcaagtagtgaaccgccacaagcctcAATTTTTCAGGTTCATGCTCACTCTTACTCACCCCCTTTCCTAGCTCTGCAGTTCCATTAACTGTTGCCTTTCGGACTTCAAAAAAGTTTGGGATGTCTAGAAGaagaagcgattgagggcaaaagaagaaggggacgacagagaatgaggtagctagATGCAGTcacagaagcagtaggtgcaaacttaaatggactccggggaatagtagaggacaggaaggcatggaggatcattgtccatggggtcgcgatgggtcggacatgacttcgcagctaacaagaagaagaagaagaagaagaagaagaagaagaagaagaagaagaagaagaagaagaagaagaagaagaagaagaagaagaagaagagttggatcttatatgcctcttttctgtacctgaaggaggctcaaagcgccttacagtcaccttccctttcctctccccacaacaaacaccctgtggggtaggtgaggctgagagagctctgatattcctgcccggtcagagcagttttctcagtcctgtggtgagcccaaggtcacccagctggctgcatgtggggggagcacagaatcaaacccggctcaccaaattagaagtctgcactcctaaccactacaccaatctggcttccTAGTCATGGAACTCCACCATCATAGTGGTGGCAGAATGTGCCATtatgttgtagctgactcatggttACTGGATAGTATTTTTAAGGTGAGTGTCAAATccaaatggtttgccattgcttgactCGGCATATCAGCCCAgtacttccttggtggtatctccccaagtactaaccatggccaacctTACTCAGTTTCCAAGATATGACAAGATCAAGTTAGCCTGGCCCATCACCATGCATAGTGGCAA
Above is a window of Paroedura picta isolate Pp20150507F chromosome 5, Ppicta_v3.0, whole genome shotgun sequence DNA encoding:
- the LOC143837058 gene encoding uncharacterized protein LOC143837058, whose translation is MIRCTLHLPPPFCSATSESNMESSSQASSVPATGRGPTWRDAEIRDLIGIFSEEKIQDAFQSSHRNREVFEQVAIKMRALGHNRTGLECRSKTKTMRAEYMRAVNHNKGSGNEKVTCPYFEEQRQLYGDGEGSGRPKRVGRSLKVVRKPAAPVEEPPAEEDPGEGTSSSFRPPPPVQQRAAESVTLDLIAIVPGEPEEAPEQTPLASETQLPGTGPLESPAAPDVDSDSGASTNIDFIPGTQEEEQPGLLGPPARRRRIQIQDEVLSDEEEEPPLAPGSPPPRGALPAEERLTRERGRLRRVSVLTSVGERLLEHCYEESRRAAAADQAMLTLIAQEGRKLRAVLRETNQILREGVEEVRLIRRLMERAVVVMERAYPPQIAPAPPPPPPPPPTPPPPPPPTPTPPLPAPTPPTPSQNASTQTRRRTILGKRKIKPADKYSPS